In a genomic window of Paraburkholderia phenazinium:
- a CDS encoding GNAT family N-acetyltransferase, translating into MTYLTKLATHRQLHENDTVTMTIAGYEISTDATRLDHEMIFRFLSEDSYWAAGIPRAVVEKSIANSLCFGVYDAAAQVGLARVVTDRATFALVADVFILEAHRGKGLSKWLMHEVTQHPDLSGLRRLLLLTSDAHSLYAQFGFTELGNARRFMEVLRPDVYKPS; encoded by the coding sequence TTGACTTACCTGACGAAACTCGCCACCCATCGCCAACTGCACGAGAACGACACCGTGACTATGACTATCGCTGGATACGAAATTTCGACTGATGCAACGCGTCTCGACCACGAAATGATTTTCAGGTTTCTGTCGGAAGATTCGTATTGGGCCGCTGGTATACCTCGAGCGGTCGTCGAAAAGTCGATTGCAAATTCGCTGTGCTTCGGCGTCTATGATGCGGCGGCGCAGGTCGGTTTGGCTCGCGTCGTCACCGACAGGGCAACGTTTGCACTCGTCGCCGATGTGTTCATTCTAGAGGCGCACCGGGGCAAAGGTTTGTCGAAATGGCTGATGCACGAAGTGACGCAACACCCGGATCTTTCGGGTCTTCGTCGTCTCCTGCTGCTGACATCGGACGCGCATTCGCTCTATGCGCAGTTCGGCTTCACCGAACTCGGGAACGCAAGGCGTTTCATGGAGGTTTTGCGACCGGACGTCTACAAGCCGTCTTGA
- a CDS encoding TetR/AcrR family transcriptional regulator, producing MPSQKSTTTLRAESGQAKAPQRARGHARVAALLEAAGTEFADKGYDAATMTAIASRAGASIGSLYQFFPTKDRIAGALLESYLDILAETFHKLREAAPSLDVSLLASRLTRTFVKFRASHPAFAVLVETYSYALPRTMNIRESLRREIESVLAEVAPHLAPAEIAVRAAVIQQIMKAAVAVNGDTSIASRKAVMDELDGLMRHYLQDAIQRANLETPTSS from the coding sequence CCACAACATTGCGTGCCGAAAGCGGACAAGCGAAAGCCCCACAGCGCGCACGCGGTCACGCACGGGTCGCAGCGCTGCTGGAGGCAGCAGGTACCGAATTCGCAGACAAGGGATACGACGCAGCAACCATGACGGCGATCGCCTCCCGCGCGGGCGCGTCGATTGGCTCGCTGTATCAATTTTTCCCCACCAAGGACCGGATCGCGGGTGCGTTGCTCGAAAGCTATCTGGACATACTCGCAGAGACGTTCCACAAGCTGCGCGAGGCTGCGCCGTCTCTGGACGTATCGCTGCTTGCGAGCCGGTTGACGAGGACGTTCGTGAAGTTCCGCGCGAGCCATCCGGCGTTTGCGGTCCTGGTCGAGACCTACAGTTACGCTCTGCCGCGCACCATGAACATCCGCGAAAGTCTGCGTAGAGAGATCGAATCCGTGCTGGCTGAAGTGGCCCCGCATCTGGCACCGGCAGAGATCGCCGTCCGTGCCGCCGTGATCCAGCAGATCATGAAGGCGGCCGTCGCGGTTAATGGCGATACCTCCATAGCCAGTCGTAAAGCTGTCATGGACGAACTGGATGGCCTTATGCGTCATTACCTGCAGGACGCGATCCAACGTGCGAACCTGGAGACGCCCACGTCTTCATAA
- a CDS encoding helix-turn-helix domain-containing protein, whose protein sequence is MEVDRFHELNAFIAVVEAGGFTAAAHRTGDSQSAISKASAGPFERLPRFT, encoded by the coding sequence ATGGAAGTGGATCGATTCCACGAATTAAACGCCTTCATAGCCGTGGTTGAAGCCGGCGGTTTTACAGCTGCCGCGCATCGAACCGGCGATTCACAGTCGGCAATCAGTAAGGCTAGCGCTGGGCCATTCGAACGACTTCCCCGGTTTACTTAA
- a CDS encoding SDR family NAD(P)-dependent oxidoreductase → MNIDLTGRKAVVTGSTAGIGRAIAEGLGRAGAAVVINGRTEKRVSTALRELRELLPKAEFTGVIADLATPKGAADLFAQAPDADILVNNVGTGRPKSFFEIEDSEWIDLFELNVMSGIRASRHYVPNMTKRGWGRVVFISSESALAIPKDMIDYATTKTAQLAIARGLAEVVGGTGVTVNSVLPGPTNSEIMGGWAQANADAQGITREEAEQQFLKTNRPTTLLNRFATTEEVANLVVYVCSEQASATTGTSLRVDGGVVRTIA, encoded by the coding sequence ATGAATATTGATCTCACTGGCCGCAAGGCCGTCGTTACTGGGTCCACAGCAGGTATCGGCCGAGCCATTGCAGAAGGGCTGGGGCGCGCAGGCGCCGCGGTCGTGATCAACGGCCGCACAGAGAAGCGCGTCTCCACGGCGCTTCGGGAGCTTCGCGAACTCTTGCCAAAGGCGGAGTTTACCGGCGTCATCGCAGATCTTGCGACTCCGAAAGGCGCGGCGGACTTGTTCGCGCAGGCGCCGGATGCGGACATTCTCGTCAACAATGTGGGTACTGGGCGTCCGAAGTCCTTCTTCGAAATTGAGGACAGCGAGTGGATCGATCTCTTCGAACTTAACGTCATGAGCGGTATTCGCGCCTCCCGCCACTATGTGCCAAACATGACGAAGCGCGGCTGGGGGCGCGTCGTCTTCATCAGTAGCGAGTCCGCGCTTGCCATCCCTAAAGACATGATCGACTACGCCACGACCAAGACCGCTCAGCTCGCCATTGCGAGGGGCTTGGCAGAGGTGGTCGGCGGAACGGGCGTCACCGTTAATTCGGTTCTCCCTGGTCCGACGAATTCGGAGATCATGGGTGGTTGGGCGCAGGCGAACGCAGATGCGCAAGGCATTACGCGTGAGGAAGCCGAGCAGCAGTTCCTGAAAACGAATCGCCCGACCACGCTCCTCAATCGCTTCGCGACAACCGAAGAAGTCGCAAACCTGGTCGTCTATGTCTGCTCGG
- the rsgA gene encoding ribosome small subunit-dependent GTPase A codes for MTNLESDCLKKLGFNEHFSLQVAPYGIGQPYRVTEDFGLRFVVSGDAQGRLQQFNLTFSRKSEQVPIIGDWVLGILNATGEVEFIDILQRANCFQRSTDDGRVQALAANIDKLFIVTSCTEEFNLSRLERYLLLARANRIAPTVVLNKADLVDDKSAYLEQLAELGSDIPVCMLSTVNEPSVTRLKDLIAKDETCVFVGSSGVGKSSIVNALTGSHQQLTLGVSTKGARGSHTTTSRSLFVLPERGVIIDTPGIRSVGVTASADSLSDTFEDVTLLMSQCAFRNCGHNGERGCAIAQALDDGRLTLRRLNSFRKLEREAKFFDDKNTALRQQRNEAKQRAARRGSRERFEREPR; via the coding sequence ATGACCAATCTCGAATCCGATTGTTTAAAGAAACTAGGCTTTAACGAACACTTTTCTTTACAGGTCGCGCCTTACGGTATCGGCCAACCCTATCGCGTTACCGAGGATTTCGGTTTGCGCTTTGTGGTGTCGGGTGACGCCCAAGGGCGGCTTCAACAATTCAATTTGACCTTTTCGAGAAAGAGCGAACAAGTACCGATCATCGGCGACTGGGTACTTGGCATCTTGAACGCAACGGGTGAAGTGGAATTTATCGACATCCTTCAACGCGCCAATTGTTTCCAGCGCAGTACCGACGATGGCCGCGTGCAAGCTTTGGCGGCCAACATAGACAAACTGTTTATCGTTACCTCCTGTACCGAAGAATTTAATTTGTCGCGGCTCGAACGCTATCTGCTGCTAGCACGCGCTAACCGCATCGCGCCCACCGTGGTTCTCAACAAGGCGGATCTAGTTGACGACAAAAGTGCTTATCTTGAGCAGCTTGCCGAACTCGGATCGGATATTCCGGTGTGTATGCTGAGCACCGTCAACGAACCTAGCGTCACGCGACTCAAAGACTTGATTGCAAAGGATGAAACCTGCGTGTTCGTCGGCTCATCGGGGGTTGGAAAGAGTTCGATTGTGAACGCGTTAACCGGTTCGCATCAGCAGCTAACGCTGGGCGTCAGCACAAAGGGGGCACGTGGCTCGCACACCACTACCAGCCGATCGTTATTTGTACTGCCAGAGCGTGGCGTCATTATCGATACGCCCGGCATTCGTAGTGTCGGCGTAACAGCCAGTGCCGACAGTTTAAGCGACACCTTCGAAGATGTGACACTACTGATGAGTCAGTGCGCATTTCGAAATTGCGGGCATAACGGGGAGCGTGGATGCGCGATTGCACAAGCACTTGACGATGGACGCCTGACGCTCAGACGGCTAAATTCGTTTAGAAAATTGGAGCGAGAAGCCAAATTCTTTGACGACAAGAATACTGCGCTACGGCAGCAGCGCAACGAAGCAAAGCAGCGGGCCGCGCGGCGCGGAAGCCGCGAAAGGTTTGAGCGGGAGCCAAGATGA